The following proteins come from a genomic window of Paenibacillus swuensis:
- a CDS encoding DUF3048 domain-containing protein, translating to MKTISSQRQMLLALSAAFMITAAGCSNTPVAEEPAVQNETPAPTPEPTPEPTPTPPAEQFAAPLTGLGLPAALKLRPLMFMVENSPRARPQSGLDQADIVYEVLAEGEITRFLAVYQSRTVDTIGPVRSIRPYFVQLGEELDAVMVHAGWSQEAMNILKSHKLDHFDQVYGDDKYYWRDKSRKAPHNLYSSVPKIREAVTDRKKREDWVPMQLTFAPADAVPVGAPAAKVGIPYIAGYDVAYEYDAASGNYKRFMEGKPHEDRVTGKQLTATSLLIAYTDHRITDKVGRRDVDIYGPGKGLLIYRGVAQEVTWENKDGAIRAYKDGKEAGFLPGQTWVQIVPNNTKVTLE from the coding sequence ATGAAGACCATCTCTTCCCAACGCCAAATGCTACTGGCCCTATCGGCCGCATTCATGATAACAGCCGCAGGCTGCAGCAACACGCCCGTCGCGGAGGAGCCCGCGGTGCAGAACGAAACACCCGCACCAACGCCCGAGCCGACGCCGGAGCCAACACCAACGCCGCCCGCGGAGCAATTCGCCGCGCCCTTGACGGGGCTGGGTCTACCCGCGGCGTTAAAGCTCCGACCGCTCATGTTCATGGTCGAGAACTCCCCGCGGGCGCGCCCGCAAAGCGGCCTGGATCAAGCCGACATCGTCTACGAGGTGCTCGCCGAAGGCGAAATCACGCGCTTCCTGGCCGTCTACCAGAGCCGGACCGTAGATACGATTGGGCCTGTGCGGAGTATTCGGCCGTATTTTGTACAGCTGGGAGAGGAACTGGATGCCGTCATGGTTCACGCGGGGTGGAGCCAAGAGGCGATGAACATCCTAAAGAGCCACAAGCTGGATCACTTCGACCAAGTGTACGGCGATGACAAATACTACTGGCGGGACAAATCCCGCAAAGCGCCGCACAACCTGTACAGCAGCGTCCCCAAAATCCGCGAGGCGGTCACGGACCGCAAAAAGCGGGAGGACTGGGTGCCGATGCAGCTAACGTTCGCGCCTGCGGACGCCGTGCCTGTAGGTGCTCCTGCCGCCAAAGTCGGCATTCCCTACATTGCCGGCTACGATGTAGCTTACGAGTACGATGCGGCCAGCGGCAATTACAAGCGTTTCATGGAAGGCAAGCCGCATGAGGACCGCGTAACCGGGAAGCAACTGACGGCCACATCCCTGCTGATCGCCTACACCGACCACCGCATCACGGACAAGGTCGGACGTCGCGACGTCGACATCTACGGCCCGGGCAAAGGGCTCCTCATTTACAGAGGCGTGGCGCAAGAGGTCACCTGGGAGAACAAGGACGGAGCCATTCGCGCATATAAGGACGGGAAGGAAGCGGGTTTCCTGCCGGGGCAGACGTGGGTACAGATCGTTCCTAACAACACGAAGGTTACTTTAGAGTAG
- a CDS encoding DUF6199 family natural product biosynthesis protein gives MLIRPNLIWLLTESWKSTEISEPSSLYLMSTRFGGIMCILVGAGAIAAFLWSKK, from the coding sequence ATGTTGATACGACCTAATCTCATCTGGCTCCTCACTGAAAGTTGGAAGTCCACGGAAATATCAGAACCCTCAAGTCTATATCTCATGTCCACCCGGTTTGGCGGAATCATGTGTATTCTTGTTGGAGCGGGAGCAATCGCAGCTTTCTTATGGAGTAAAAAATAG
- a CDS encoding Bax inhibitor-1/YccA family protein, with protein sequence MNYEYGSKVSQAESSYNSSFHKLLRMFTISILVSFAGTWVGVEFVPAWMVLPLVVVELIMLFSAFMLRRSRNRAIGYGFVYAFSFISGITIFPSVSYYANVGGSSLITSSFLLTGIIFAGLTAYAYNSKRDFSWLGGMLMVGLLTLIGLSIIGLFVGGFSGPLGLGIAGLGIMIFSGFILYDISQYRHGLSEEEIPFAVLSLYLNFINLFLYILRFFGILSSDD encoded by the coding sequence TTGAATTACGAATATGGCTCCAAAGTGTCACAAGCGGAAAGCAGTTATAATTCCTCTTTCCACAAGCTGCTTCGCATGTTTACGATTTCTATTCTGGTTTCGTTCGCGGGTACTTGGGTAGGCGTGGAATTTGTGCCGGCTTGGATGGTATTGCCGCTGGTTGTGGTTGAACTGATTATGCTGTTCTCCGCATTCATGCTTCGCCGCAGTCGGAATCGCGCGATCGGTTACGGTTTCGTGTATGCGTTCTCTTTCATCAGCGGGATTACGATTTTCCCATCGGTATCTTATTATGCCAACGTAGGCGGATCGTCACTGATTACCTCTTCCTTCTTGCTGACAGGGATCATCTTCGCGGGATTGACGGCTTACGCTTACAATTCCAAACGTGATTTCAGCTGGTTGGGCGGAATGCTGATGGTGGGCTTGCTTACGCTGATCGGTCTGAGCATTATCGGATTGTTCGTCGGCGGCTTCTCCGGTCCGTTGGGCTTGGGCATCGCAGGCTTGGGTATCATGATTTTCAGCGGTTTCATCTTGTACGATATTTCCCAATACAGACACGGACTGTCGGAAGAGGAAATTCCTTTTGCCGTACTGAGCTTGTATCTGAACTTCATTAACTTGTTCTTGTACATTTTGCGTTTCTTCGGCATTTTGTCCAGCGACGACTAG
- the purD gene encoding phosphoribosylamine--glycine ligase: protein MRILVIGRGGREHTLVWALNKSDKVEQIYCAPGNAGIAQIAECVPIQENQFEKLSQFALDYAVDLVVVGPDDPLSEGIVDHMEDRGLPVFGPRANAAIIEGSKVFTKNLLKKYNIPTAAYETFTEYEPAAAYLQTQKAPIVIKADGLAAGKGVIVAATLEEADHALQEIMVQKVFGDAGNQVVIEEFMTGQEMSILAFVDGNTVRPMVPAQDHKPVYDGDKGPNTGGMGTYSPVPHIPQSVVDEAIRTILIPCAEAMVQEGRPFRGVLYAGLMLTEEGPKTIEFNARFGDPETQVVLSRLETDLVDIFLATVEGQLAQIDIQWSEEAAVCVVLASEGYPGPYPKGVPIHGLDEVQECAVFHAGTAMKDGGFVTNGGRVLGVVGKGADIAAARAAAYADAERIRFEGKHMRSDIAMKALM, encoded by the coding sequence GTGCGAATTCTAGTCATTGGCCGCGGCGGTCGGGAGCATACATTGGTTTGGGCGTTAAACAAAAGCGACAAAGTGGAGCAGATTTACTGCGCACCGGGAAATGCGGGAATTGCGCAAATCGCGGAATGTGTGCCGATTCAGGAGAACCAGTTTGAGAAGTTGAGCCAATTTGCTTTGGATTACGCGGTGGATTTGGTTGTGGTAGGACCGGATGATCCGCTTTCCGAGGGGATTGTGGATCATATGGAAGACAGAGGTCTTCCGGTGTTCGGGCCTCGCGCGAACGCGGCCATTATTGAAGGCAGCAAAGTGTTCACCAAGAATCTGCTCAAAAAGTACAACATTCCCACAGCCGCATACGAAACGTTCACGGAATACGAACCTGCAGCAGCGTATCTTCAGACGCAAAAAGCCCCGATCGTTATCAAAGCGGACGGCTTGGCGGCGGGTAAAGGCGTGATTGTGGCGGCTACGCTGGAAGAAGCGGATCATGCACTGCAAGAAATTATGGTCCAAAAAGTGTTCGGCGACGCCGGCAATCAAGTCGTCATCGAGGAATTTATGACCGGTCAGGAGATGTCGATTCTGGCTTTCGTCGATGGGAACACGGTGCGCCCGATGGTGCCAGCGCAGGATCACAAGCCAGTGTACGACGGCGACAAAGGGCCGAACACCGGCGGCATGGGCACTTATTCGCCGGTACCGCACATCCCGCAATCGGTGGTGGACGAGGCAATTCGGACGATTCTCATTCCATGTGCTGAAGCGATGGTGCAGGAAGGCCGTCCGTTCCGCGGCGTGCTTTACGCGGGCTTGATGCTGACGGAGGAAGGGCCGAAGACGATTGAGTTCAACGCGCGCTTCGGCGATCCGGAGACCCAGGTGGTGTTGTCGCGGTTGGAGACGGATTTGGTGGATATTTTTCTGGCAACGGTTGAGGGGCAGTTGGCGCAGATTGATATCCAGTGGAGCGAGGAAGCGGCAGTATGTGTTGTGCTAGCCTCCGAAGGCTATCCGGGTCCGTATCCGAAAGGCGTGCCGATTCACGGATTGGATGAAGTGCAGGAATGCGCGGTGTTCCACGCGGGTACGGCGATGAAGGACGGCGGGTTCGTCACGAACGGCGGCCGGGTGCTCGGTGTAGTCGGCAAGGGCGCGGATATCGCGGCGGCGCGGGCAGCTGCTTATGCGGACGCAGAGCGTATCCGGTTCGAGGGCAAGCATATGCGTTCGGATATTGCGATGAAGGCGTTAATGTAG
- the purH gene encoding bifunctional phosphoribosylaminoimidazolecarboxamide formyltransferase/IMP cyclohydrolase — protein sequence MTIRRALISVSDKTGIVEFSEQLASLGVELISTGGTKSLLEKHGVPVIGISEVTGFPEIMDGRVKTLHPAVHSGLLAVRDNEEHQASMKELGLDYIDLVIVNLYPFAETIAKPGVSYEDAIENIDIGGPTMLRSAAKNHAFVTVVVDAADYATVLEDIRASQDNDTLLETRKRLAAKVFRHTAAYDALISDYLSKQTGEPLPERYTVTYEKVQDLRYGENPHQKAAFYREPLAASGNITTAEQLHGKELSFNNINDANAALQILKEFAEPAVVAVKHMNPCGVGIGENIHQAYEKAYAADPTSIFGGIVAANRVIGEETAMLLNEIFLEIVIAPDFTPEALQILSQKKNIRLMRLGNSEVGEGGATQQSSAKSAAPVITTVEGGMLIQDRDTLQLTEADLTVASERKPTEAELKQLLFGWKVVKHVKSNAIVLAADNMTIGVGAGQMNRVGAAKIAIMQAGDKAQGSVLASDAFFPMGDTLELAAKAGITAVIQPGGSIKDEESIKVANQYGIAMVFTGVRHFKH from the coding sequence ATGACGATTCGCAGAGCGTTAATCAGCGTTTCCGACAAAACGGGGATTGTTGAGTTTTCCGAGCAATTGGCTTCACTTGGCGTAGAATTGATCTCCACAGGCGGCACGAAGAGCTTATTGGAGAAGCATGGCGTACCGGTTATCGGTATTTCCGAAGTGACGGGATTCCCGGAAATTATGGACGGACGCGTCAAGACGCTGCATCCGGCTGTACACAGCGGGCTGCTCGCCGTTCGCGACAACGAAGAACACCAAGCGTCCATGAAAGAGCTGGGCTTGGATTATATCGATCTTGTGATCGTGAACTTGTACCCTTTTGCCGAGACGATCGCTAAACCGGGTGTCAGCTATGAAGACGCCATCGAGAATATCGATATCGGCGGACCTACTATGCTTCGCTCAGCTGCGAAAAATCATGCATTCGTCACGGTCGTGGTGGATGCCGCGGATTATGCAACGGTGCTGGAAGATATCCGCGCTAGCCAGGACAACGATACCTTGCTTGAAACCCGCAAACGTCTGGCCGCCAAAGTATTCCGTCACACCGCTGCTTACGATGCGCTGATTTCTGACTACTTATCCAAGCAGACGGGCGAGCCGCTGCCGGAGCGTTACACGGTAACTTACGAGAAAGTGCAGGATCTGCGTTACGGGGAGAACCCGCATCAGAAAGCAGCCTTCTATCGCGAACCGTTAGCGGCATCGGGCAACATTACTACAGCGGAACAACTGCATGGGAAAGAGCTTTCCTTCAACAACATCAATGACGCGAACGCGGCGCTGCAAATTCTTAAAGAATTCGCGGAGCCTGCGGTTGTAGCTGTAAAACACATGAACCCTTGCGGCGTTGGCATCGGCGAGAACATTCACCAGGCTTACGAGAAAGCTTATGCGGCCGACCCTACTTCCATCTTTGGCGGGATTGTGGCGGCGAATCGGGTAATCGGCGAAGAAACGGCGATGCTGCTGAACGAAATTTTCCTGGAAATCGTCATTGCGCCGGACTTTACGCCAGAGGCTCTGCAAATTCTGTCCCAGAAGAAGAACATTCGCTTGATGAGACTTGGTAATTCGGAAGTGGGAGAAGGCGGCGCAACTCAGCAATCCTCTGCAAAATCTGCTGCACCTGTCATCACCACCGTTGAAGGCGGCATGCTGATTCAGGACCGCGACACGCTGCAACTGACGGAAGCTGACCTAACTGTAGCCTCGGAGCGCAAACCTACGGAAGCGGAACTGAAGCAGCTCCTGTTCGGATGGAAAGTAGTCAAGCACGTGAAATCCAATGCGATTGTACTCGCGGCGGATAACATGACGATCGGCGTAGGCGCGGGGCAAATGAACCGTGTGGGCGCGGCGAAGATTGCGATCATGCAAGCGGGTGACAAAGCGCAAGGTTCCGTGCTGGCTTCGGATGCGTTCTTCCCGATGGGCGATACGTTGGAGCTTGCGGCCAAAGCAGGCATCACAGCGGTCATCCAGCCGGGCGGTTCCATTAAGGACGAAGAGTCGATTAAGGTCGCTAATCAATACGGTATTGCGATGGTGTTCACCGGCGTGCGTCATTTTAAACACTAG
- the purN gene encoding phosphoribosylglycinamide formyltransferase, giving the protein MRRRGKLKLAVFASGNGSNFQAIADAIAAGKLDAHIELLVCDKPQAPVAARAHALGVTVHAFDPKAYPSREAYEREILAALEGARVELIVLAGYMRIITSTLVTPYFGRMINVHPSLLPAFPGIRAMEQALDAGVRVTGVTVHFVDGGMDTGPIIAQRPVSIEDGDTAATLAARLQPVEHELYPQVIGWIAEGRVRLNAESREVWVDIPVAYEH; this is encoded by the coding sequence ATGAGACGGCGCGGTAAGTTGAAGCTGGCGGTGTTTGCCTCGGGCAACGGCAGCAATTTTCAGGCGATCGCGGATGCGATTGCCGCAGGGAAGCTCGATGCGCACATCGAGCTTCTTGTTTGCGACAAGCCGCAGGCGCCTGTCGCTGCGCGCGCGCACGCCTTGGGCGTGACGGTGCATGCCTTCGACCCGAAGGCATACCCGTCCCGCGAGGCGTACGAGCGCGAGATTCTCGCGGCGCTTGAGGGCGCGCGCGTGGAGCTGATCGTGCTGGCCGGCTATATGCGCATCATCACGAGCACGCTCGTGACGCCTTACTTCGGCCGCATGATCAACGTGCATCCATCGCTCTTGCCGGCTTTCCCCGGCATTCGAGCGATGGAGCAAGCGCTGGACGCCGGCGTGCGCGTGACCGGCGTCACCGTCCACTTCGTGGACGGCGGGATGGACACGGGGCCGATTATCGCGCAGCGGCCCGTGTCCATCGAAGACGGCGATACCGCGGCTACGCTCGCCGCGCGACTGCAGCCGGTCGAGCATGAGCTCTACCCGCAGGTGATCGGCTGGATCGCCGAAGGGCGCGTACGGCTGAATGCCGAAAGCCGCGAGGTGTGGGTGGACATCCCGGTAGCGTACGAGCATTAG
- the purM gene encoding phosphoribosylformylglycinamidine cyclo-ligase, with the protein MSDAYKNAGVDIAAGNEAVERMKKHVKRTMRPEVMADLGGFGGLFALNKDKYEEPVLVSGTDGVGTKLKIAFAMDKHDTIGIDAVAMCVNDIVVQGAEPLFFLDYLACDKVIPEKIEAIVKGISDGCFESGCALIGGETAEMPGMYSEGEYDIAGFTVGIVDRKKMIDGRSIAPGDAVIGLASSGVHSNGFSLVRKLLLEQHGYSLQDEVAELGGAKLGHVLLEPTKLYVRSVLELIKQVEVKGLAHITGGGFIENIPRVLPAGVNVDIEYGSWPILPIFQLMQDKGEISHRDMFRTFNMGVGMVVVVPAKQASEALRIARELGEDAHLIGRVTPGDGVVTFTGATV; encoded by the coding sequence GTGTCTGACGCATACAAAAACGCGGGAGTCGACATCGCCGCAGGCAATGAAGCCGTTGAACGCATGAAGAAACACGTGAAGCGCACGATGCGTCCTGAAGTGATGGCGGATCTGGGCGGCTTCGGCGGCTTGTTCGCACTGAACAAGGACAAATACGAAGAGCCTGTGCTCGTTTCGGGTACGGACGGGGTCGGGACGAAGCTGAAGATCGCTTTTGCCATGGACAAGCATGACACGATTGGGATTGATGCGGTCGCGATGTGCGTGAACGATATTGTCGTTCAAGGCGCGGAGCCTCTGTTCTTCCTGGATTATCTGGCATGCGACAAGGTCATTCCGGAGAAGATTGAAGCGATTGTCAAAGGGATTTCCGACGGCTGCTTTGAGTCCGGTTGCGCGTTAATCGGCGGCGAGACGGCGGAAATGCCGGGCATGTACAGCGAAGGCGAGTACGATATCGCAGGCTTCACGGTAGGCATCGTGGATCGCAAGAAGATGATTGACGGTCGTTCAATCGCTCCGGGCGACGCGGTTATCGGTCTTGCTTCCAGCGGCGTACACAGCAACGGATTCTCCCTTGTGCGTAAATTATTGCTCGAGCAGCACGGTTACTCCTTGCAAGATGAAGTGGCTGAACTGGGCGGCGCGAAGCTGGGGCACGTGCTGCTTGAACCGACGAAGTTGTATGTTCGATCTGTGCTGGAGCTGATTAAACAGGTTGAGGTAAAGGGGCTTGCGCACATTACGGGCGGCGGCTTCATTGAGAATATTCCGCGCGTGCTTCCGGCCGGCGTGAATGTGGACATCGAGTACGGGTCCTGGCCGATTCTGCCGATCTTTCAGTTGATGCAGGACAAAGGCGAGATTTCGCATCGCGATATGTTCCGCACGTTCAACATGGGCGTGGGCATGGTTGTGGTCGTGCCGGCCAAGCAAGCTTCCGAGGCATTGCGTATCGCTCGCGAGCTAGGAGAGGACGCGCATCTGATCGGCCGCGTGACGCCGGGCGACGGCGTGGTTACCTTTACGGGAGCGACCGTATGA
- the purF gene encoding amidophosphoribosyltransferase → MSDAIRQAEGLMSSSAGMNVALAERSSERNLDRAGVSGSEKRSDRNLDAEHNTDRHPGWTGDYYNQGAGPDGIFDKLKEECGVFGIYGHSEAAALSYYGLHALQHRGEESAGICASDGGAQFNYHRGMGLVKEVFNNDIMDTLKGSITIGHVRYSTAGESKLANAQPLVFKYRGGDLAIATNGNITNALDIRAELEQLGSIFQTTSDTEVIAHLIARSTESDIVQAMKNALNRLIGGFVFLIMTNDRMFVAADAHGLRPLSIGKLGDAYVFASETCALETVGAQWVRDIEPGELLILDKDGLTEDRYTDMNRRAICSMEYIYFARPDSDINNVNLHSSRKRMGQQLALESFAFADVVTGVPDSSISAAIGFAEQTGIPYELGLIKNKYTGRTFIQPSQELREKGVKMKLSAVRKVVEGKRVVMIDDSIVRGTTSLRIVNMLREAGATEVHVRISSPPFINPCFYGIDTPDRKELIASSRTVEEIRQAINADSLSFLSKEGLMEAVGIHEGEMNRGMCFACFDNDYPTVLPENAKEGCGC, encoded by the coding sequence ATGTCTGATGCAATAAGACAGGCGGAGGGTTTGATGAGTTCAAGCGCGGGGATGAACGTTGCGTTGGCGGAGCGTTCAAGCGAGCGCAATCTTGACAGGGCAGGGGTTAGCGGTTCGGAGAAACGTTCGGATCGCAACCTAGATGCGGAACACAACACAGACCGCCATCCCGGCTGGACCGGCGATTACTATAATCAGGGCGCTGGCCCTGACGGCATCTTCGATAAGCTGAAAGAAGAATGCGGCGTCTTCGGAATCTACGGACATTCCGAGGCGGCCGCTTTATCCTATTACGGACTTCACGCGCTGCAACACCGCGGCGAGGAGAGCGCCGGAATCTGCGCCTCCGACGGCGGGGCGCAGTTCAATTACCACCGCGGCATGGGCCTGGTGAAAGAGGTCTTCAATAACGATATCATGGATACGTTGAAGGGCTCGATCACCATCGGCCATGTGCGGTACTCCACGGCGGGCGAGAGCAAGCTTGCGAACGCGCAGCCGCTCGTGTTCAAGTACCGCGGCGGAGATCTGGCGATCGCCACGAACGGCAACATCACGAACGCGCTGGACATTCGCGCGGAGTTGGAACAGTTGGGGTCGATCTTTCAGACCACCAGCGACACCGAGGTCATCGCGCATCTCATCGCGCGCTCGACCGAATCCGACATTGTTCAGGCGATGAAGAACGCCTTGAACCGTCTGATCGGCGGGTTCGTCTTCCTCATCATGACGAACGACCGCATGTTTGTGGCCGCGGACGCGCACGGATTGCGTCCGCTGTCCATCGGCAAGCTCGGCGACGCTTATGTGTTCGCGAGCGAGACTTGCGCGCTGGAAACGGTCGGCGCGCAGTGGGTCCGTGACATCGAGCCGGGCGAGCTGCTGATTCTGGACAAGGACGGCCTCACAGAGGACCGGTACACGGATATGAATCGGCGGGCGATTTGTTCGATGGAGTATATTTATTTTGCCCGGCCGGATAGTGATATCAACAATGTGAATCTGCATTCCTCCCGCAAGCGCATGGGGCAGCAGCTGGCACTGGAATCGTTCGCGTTCGCGGACGTGGTGACGGGCGTGCCGGATTCCTCGATTTCCGCGGCCATCGGGTTTGCGGAGCAGACGGGCATTCCATACGAGCTGGGTCTGATCAAAAATAAATACACCGGACGCACGTTCATTCAACCGAGCCAGGAGCTGCGGGAGAAAGGCGTGAAGATGAAGCTTAGCGCTGTGCGCAAGGTTGTTGAGGGCAAGCGCGTCGTGATGATTGATGATTCCATCGTGCGCGGGACCACCTCGCTGCGGATCGTGAATATGCTTCGTGAAGCTGGCGCGACCGAAGTGCATGTGCGGATTTCCTCGCCGCCGTTCATCAACCCATGCTTTTACGGCATCGATACACCCGATCGGAAGGAACTGATTGCTTCGTCCAGGACAGTGGAAGAGATTCGGCAGGCCATTAATGCGGACTCGCTTAGCTTTCTCAGTAAAGAGGGGCTGATGGAAGCGGTTGGCATCCATGAGGGCGAGATGAACCGGGGCATGTGTTTTGCCTGCTTTGACAATGATTATCCTACTGTGCTGCCGGAAAATGCCAAAGAGGGCTGCGGCTGCTAG
- the purL gene encoding phosphoribosylformylglycinamidine synthase subunit PurL: MAQQLTTKEPTAAQIAEQKLYQQMGVKDDEYAKVCGFLGRQPNYTEIGVFSVMWSEHCSYKNSKPVLRKFPVTGERVLMGPGEGAGIVDIGDNQAVVFKIESHNHPSAIEPYQGAATGVGGIIRDIFSMGARPVALMNSLRFGKLESERVKYLFEHVVSGIAGYGNCIGIPTVGGEVMFDESYEGNPLVNAMCVGLIDHDKIQRGVAKGVGNPVFYVGPATGRDGIHGATFASEELTEESEAKRPAVQVGDPFMEKLVLEACLELIDTGIVLGIQDMGAAGLTCSSAEMASKAGNGMLLDLDKVPQREVGMTAYEMMLSESQERMLFVVEPKDEAQAKEIFERWGILCEKVGTVTDDGRLKIMQHGEVVADMPVYALVDECPVYNKPSQVPAYYEANASVDTNRYEEVTDVTGALKKVLASPTVASKEWVYSQYDYMVRTSTAVQPGSDAAVVLVPGTRKALAMTTDCNSRFVYLDPEVGGAIALSEAARNIVCSGAEPLAITDNLNFGSPEKPEIFWQLEKSVDGMAEACRKLNTPVIGGNVSLYNENARGAIYPTPVVGMVGLIHDTDHITTQGFKSEGDVIVLLGETRAELGGSEFQYAVHGVTEGRPPALDLDVEKKLLDGVLDAIQAGLVASAHDLSEGGLAVALAESCISGRVGASVEFAAAGLRSDIAMFSESQSRILLSVAPANVDALKAKFEGAGVPLQVIGTVGGTDLQVKVNGAAVIDAKVEQLEQVWKDAIPCLMQ, from the coding sequence ATGGCGCAGCAGTTAACAACTAAGGAACCGACAGCGGCACAGATCGCGGAACAGAAACTCTATCAGCAAATGGGCGTTAAGGATGACGAGTACGCGAAGGTTTGCGGTTTTCTGGGACGTCAGCCGAACTACACCGAGATCGGCGTATTCAGCGTCATGTGGTCCGAGCATTGCTCCTATAAAAACTCCAAGCCTGTTCTGCGTAAATTCCCCGTGACGGGCGAGCGCGTATTGATGGGGCCGGGCGAAGGCGCGGGTATCGTGGACATCGGGGACAATCAAGCGGTTGTGTTCAAAATCGAGAGCCATAACCACCCCTCCGCCATTGAGCCTTATCAAGGCGCGGCAACAGGTGTGGGCGGGATTATCCGCGATATTTTCTCCATGGGCGCGCGCCCTGTGGCGTTGATGAATTCCCTGCGCTTCGGCAAGCTGGAATCCGAACGTGTGAAATACCTGTTCGAGCATGTGGTATCCGGTATTGCAGGCTATGGTAACTGTATCGGCATCCCGACGGTCGGCGGCGAAGTGATGTTCGACGAGAGCTACGAAGGTAACCCGTTGGTTAACGCGATGTGTGTCGGATTGATTGATCATGACAAAATCCAGCGCGGTGTAGCCAAAGGCGTAGGCAACCCTGTGTTCTATGTAGGTCCGGCAACGGGCCGCGACGGCATTCACGGCGCTACGTTCGCATCGGAAGAGCTGACGGAAGAGTCCGAAGCGAAGCGTCCGGCGGTGCAAGTCGGCGATCCGTTCATGGAGAAGCTGGTGCTGGAAGCTTGCCTGGAGCTTATTGATACGGGCATCGTGCTTGGCATCCAGGACATGGGCGCGGCAGGTCTGACCTGTTCTTCCGCCGAGATGGCTTCCAAAGCGGGCAACGGCATGTTGTTGGATCTGGACAAGGTTCCTCAGCGCGAAGTCGGTATGACGGCGTATGAGATGATGTTGTCTGAATCCCAGGAGCGCATGCTGTTCGTTGTCGAGCCGAAGGATGAGGCGCAAGCGAAGGAAATTTTCGAGCGTTGGGGTATTTTGTGCGAGAAGGTCGGTACGGTAACCGATGATGGACGCCTGAAAATTATGCAGCATGGCGAAGTCGTAGCGGACATGCCGGTATATGCGCTCGTAGATGAGTGCCCGGTGTACAACAAGCCTTCTCAAGTACCTGCTTATTACGAAGCGAACGCTTCTGTAGATACGAACCGCTATGAAGAAGTGACGGATGTGACGGGCGCGCTGAAAAAGGTGCTTGCATCGCCAACGGTAGCTTCCAAGGAGTGGGTTTACAGTCAATACGATTACATGGTGCGCACATCCACGGCCGTTCAACCGGGATCAGACGCTGCGGTTGTTCTTGTGCCGGGCACACGCAAGGCGCTGGCGATGACGACGGATTGCAACTCCCGTTTCGTTTACCTGGATCCTGAAGTAGGCGGCGCGATCGCGTTAAGCGAAGCGGCTCGTAACATTGTTTGTTCCGGTGCGGAGCCGCTTGCGATTACGGACAACCTGAACTTCGGTTCGCCGGAAAAGCCGGAAATTTTCTGGCAGCTGGAGAAATCGGTAGACGGTATGGCGGAAGCTTGCCGGAAGCTGAACACACCGGTCATCGGCGGCAATGTGTCCTTGTACAACGAGAATGCGCGCGGAGCGATCTACCCGACGCCGGTTGTAGGGATGGTGGGTCTGATTCATGATACGGACCACATTACGACACAAGGTTTCAAAAGCGAAGGCGACGTGATCGTGTTGCTAGGCGAAACGCGCGCGGAGCTTGGCGGTTCCGAGTTCCAGTACGCGGTACACGGCGTAACCGAAGGACGTCCTCCAGCGTTGGATCTGGATGTGGAGAAGAAGCTCTTGGACGGCGTGTTGGATGCGATCCAAGCGGGATTGGTAGCCTCAGCGCATGACTTGTCCGAAGGCGGACTGGCTGTAGCGTTGGCGGAATCCTGCATTAGCGGGCGCGTAGGCGCATCCGTTGAGTTCGCGGCGGCAGGCTTGCGCAGCGATATCGCGATGTTCAGTGAAAGCCAATCACGCATTCTGTTGTCGGTTGCGCCGGCAAATGTGGATGCGCTGAAAGCCAAGTTTGAAGGTGCAGGCGTTCCCCTCCAGGTCATCGGTACGGTCGGCGGCACGGATCTGCAGGTGAAAGTGAACGGCGCGGCGGTTATTGATGCGAAGGTGGAGCAGCTAGAACAAGTCTGGAAGGATGCGATCCCATGTCTGATGCAATAA